A genomic stretch from Candidatus Omnitrophota bacterium includes:
- a CDS encoding radical SAM protein, with amino-acid sequence MIKTDKGKGPVEFSWEICYSCNYRCPYCCRWEDASSQDLRLSALEWERIWKRIYEQYGPCNITISGAEPTTYPDFFDIARRISAMHSVIICTNFSWPAEDFLNRDLDPKRVLVTPTYHSLFADFEAFLAKAVILKQWIRYKLVFFVAYPPQMAKVDHYKKKINENGLDFCIVPLRGNKDGALGVIARDDDKEKLGAITDMAEEEYVYLAQKISPKGRLCNAGCRYACIKATGKVFPCSQSGLCLGDIQHSDFNLLKDFMVCPLDFCPYESYNLLERRAEVKEN; translated from the coding sequence ATGATAAAGACAGATAAGGGGAAGGGCCCCGTAGAATTCTCCTGGGAGATCTGCTATAGCTGCAATTACCGTTGTCCTTATTGCTGCCGCTGGGAGGATGCCTCAAGCCAGGACCTGCGTCTCAGTGCCTTGGAATGGGAGCGCATATGGAAAAGGATATATGAACAATACGGCCCTTGTAACATAACTATTTCCGGCGCGGAACCCACGACATACCCGGATTTCTTTGATATAGCGCGGAGGATCTCGGCGATGCATTCCGTTATTATATGCACTAATTTCTCATGGCCCGCCGAGGATTTCTTGAACAGGGATCTTGACCCGAAGAGGGTATTGGTGACGCCGACATATCACAGCCTTTTCGCGGACTTTGAGGCCTTTCTTGCGAAGGCCGTCATTCTAAAGCAGTGGATAAGATACAAATTGGTGTTCTTCGTGGCTTATCCCCCGCAAATGGCAAAGGTGGATCATTATAAGAAGAAAATAAACGAGAACGGGTTGGATTTTTGTATTGTGCCGTTACGGGGGAACAAGGACGGCGCACTGGGGGTGATCGCCCGCGATGACGATAAAGAGAAGCTTGGCGCGATAACGGATATGGCTGAAGAAGAATATGTGTATCTGGCGCAAAAGATCTCGCCCAAAGGCAGGCTCTGCAATGCGGGCTGCCGTTATGCCTGCATTAAGGCAACGGGCAAGGTCTTTCCTTGCAGCCAGAGCGGTTTGTGTTTAGGGGATATACAGCACAGTGATTTTAATTTGCTAAAGGACTTTATGGTTTGTCCTTTGGACTTCTGCCCCTACGAATCATACAATTTATTGGAGAGGCGCGCCGAGGTGAAAGAAAATTGA